The genomic window CTTCTGGAAGGTTTATTCCCGTTTAATGGTTCCCCTGCTTACCAGTAAAGTTAAAAGATACGCCTTCTATGGTCTTACACTTACCCTTATGGGTCTGTCGGTGGGTCTTCTGCTTACCAAAGTGGTAGTGGTTAAGATGCTACCTTATGATAACAAAAGCGAGCTTCAGATAGTTATAGACATGCCAGAGGGCACAACTCTTGAGAAGACCCTTGAGGTGACAAAGGCTATAGGAGACTACATCTCAAGACAGTCCATAGTGACCGATTATCAGGTATATGTGGGAACAGCCTCACCCTTTAACTTCAACGGACTTGTAAGACACTATTATCTGCGTCAAGGTTCAAACCTTGCGGACATTCAGGTAAACCTCATAAACAAGGACAAACGTCAAGAGCAGTCTCATGATTTTGCAAAAAGGATAAGACCTGCGGTTCATGAAATAGCCCAAAAATACGGTGTCAAGTATGTAGCGGTGGTGGAAGTCCCACCAGGTCCGCCAGTGCTTTCTCCCATAGTGGCAGAAGTTTATGGTCCAGACCTAAAGACTCAGCAAGACTTCGCCAGAGAGGTGCTTAAGGTTTTCAAAGAGAGCAAAAGTGTAACAGATGAAGGCATATACCTTGAAGACCCTGCACCTCTGCTCAGGCTTGTAGTAAAAGAAGACAAGGCAAAACTTGCTGGATTTTCAAGACAAGAGATAGTATACACATTACAAGCCCTCCTCGGAGGCTATCAGGCTGGCATAATACAAAACACAGACACAGAACATACTCCCATAATTGTTAGGTTTGACGAAAAATACAGAACCCTTGAAACCTTGAAAATGCTCCAAATTCCCACAAAGGATGGCAAAAGAGTGCCACTATCGGAGATTGTGGAAGTAAAGGAAGACACCATACCAACCACCATATACCGTAAGAACTTAAGACGCGTGGTGTATGTGATAGGCGACGTGGCGGGAAGAGAAGAAGCACCTTTCTATGGCATTCTTGATGTGAGGTCTCAGATAAAGAACTTACCGAACCCTTACGGAGAGGTGAAGGAGCTTTGGATGTCTCTGCCTCTTATAGAGGATGGTATTTATGTTAAGTGGGATGGAGAGATGCACATAACCCTTGAGGTCTTCAGAGACCTTGGTTTAGCCTTTGGCGTTGCCCTCTTTGTCATGTATGTCCTTATACTGGGCTGGTTTAAGGACTTCAAGATACCAGGTATAATCATGGCACCCATACCCCTCACATTGGTTGGTATAATCCCAGGGCATCTTATAATGAACGCCTTCTTTACAGCCACATCTATGATAGGCTTTATTGCCCTTGCGGGTATAATAGTGAGAAACTCCATCCTTTTGGTGGACTTTGCAGAAGAGAGGATAAAGGACGGAGTGCCACCTCACCTTGCAGTAGTAGAAGCAGGAGTAATAAGGACAAGACCTATTCTCCTTACCGCTATAGCGGTTATAGTGGGTGCCTTTGTTATAATCTTTGACCCCATTTTCAACGGTCTTGCCATATCTCTAATATTCGGAACCATAGGCTCTACAACCCTCACCCTTGTGCTTATACCTGTGATGTATTACGCAAGCAGGGTAAAGAAAATGGAGACCCTGCCCACTGCGGAAGAGGTGCAAAGGGATATTCTCAGATAATAATCAGGCTGTCTGTAGTGCCAAAGGGGTTAGGAACCTGCTGGTCTGCGGACAGCTCATTTTCCCAGTATTGTCCGTCAATAAGGTATTTAAACCGGTAGCTCCTGCCAGTCTTTAGTCTCTTGCTTATCCAAAAAGTCCCATCCTTTTTCCTGCGCATGGGCTCTGGTTTCCAATCGTTCCACTCACCTACAACCTCAACCCTTTGTGCATCATCCCTTTTTACATAGAAGCTCACCACGCATGTGTTTTTGCCTTCTTGATAGCTCTTCCTTATCATTGGCCACCCCCCTGCGTAATTTATAATTCAGTTTAACCCATAAACCTTGCCTTCTGTTATAATAGACCCTTATCTGAAGGATGAACCTAAGCCAAGAAGAGGTAAATAGACTATCAAGGGACTACAAGGTAATACCTCTATACGCAGAGTTTATGGCGGATACAGAGACGCCTCTTTCTGTTTATCTTAAGCTCAAAGAAGGTTGGAAGTATAGTTTGCTTTTGGAGAGTGCGGAGGGTGGAGTTAAATGGGGTAGGTATTCTTTCGTAATACTTGCAAATACCTTCCATTACGCTTGGAAAAGTGGAATAGCATACCTATACGAAGGGGGAAGGGTTAAGCTCTTTGAAAAGAGAGACCCACTAAGACCAATAAAGCTCTTGCTTGAAGACTTTAAAGCCTATCATGACCCATCTCTTCCAAGGTTTTGGGGAGGCTTTGCAGGTTATGTGGGCTACGACATTATAAAGTGCTACGAGCCTATAGAGGATAAAAAGCCAGACACTCTTGAGGTTTTTGACCTTTTCTTTATCCTTAGTGATGTGGTGGTGGTGCATGACAACCTAAGCGGTAGTTTGAAGGTTATAGTGCCTTTGCATGCAGATAGGGACATATCAAGAGAATATGAAAGGGCAAAAGGGCTCATAGAAGACATAAAAGAGAGGATTTTCACTACTTGCGTCTATCCTATGCACTTTCCTCAGAGAGCTATAGACCTCAAAGAATGGCGTTCAAACTACACAAAAGAGGAGTTTATGAGTTTGGTAAAAAGGGCAAAGGAGTATGTGGAGCAGGGAGATATAGTGCAGGTGGTTTTGTCTCAAAGGTTTAGTAAGGTCTTTTCTGGAGAGCCAGAGGGCATATACAGGTCTTTGAGATTTCTAAACCCATCACCCTATATGTATTACATGGACTTTGGAGACCTAAAGGTAATAGGCTCTTCTCCAGAGGTCTTGGTAAGGCTTGAGGGGAGCAGGATAGAAACAAGACCCATAGCGGGGACAAGAAGGAGGGGAGAAACTCCCGAGGAGGACTTGGCTCTTGAGAGGGAGCTCCTGCAAGATGAGAAGGAAAGGGCGGAACACTTAATGCTTGTAGACCTGGCAAGAAACGATGTGGGACGCGTAAGCAAGCCAGGAAGCGTAAGGGTAGAGGGCTTTATGAGGGTAGAAAGGTATTCTCATGTTATGCATATGGTGAGCGATGTAATAGGTGAGCTAAAGGATGGTCTTTCTGCGGTGGACGTTTTGAAGGCTCTATTTCCTGCGGGGACAGTGTCTGGTGCACCCAAGGTTAGAGCCATGCAGATAATAGAGGAGCTTGAAAAGGAAAGAAGAAGCATATACGCAGGGGCGGTGGGTTATATATCCTTTGAAGGGAACATGGATATGGCAATAGCCATAAGAACTGCGGTGCTACTAAGAGACCAGGTTTTTCTCCAAGCAGGTGCAGGCATAGTGGCGGACTCTGACCCAGAAAAGGAGTGGTTAGAAACTGTAAATAAGGCAAAAGCTCTTATGAAGGCTGTAGCTATGGCTGAGTCAATCCACGAACAAAGATAAACTCTTTATACCCTTCTCCTTGAAGAGTTCCCTTTTTATCATAGCCTTAAAAAGCTCTTGGTCTTGCTTAAAACTTGCAAACTTCTTCATAAGGATTGCTTTTTGCTCCCTGCTTAGTTCATCCCACAATTTTTTGGCTATTTCAGAAGAAAGGCTTTGTAGGATTTCCTCCGCACTTTGCATATCCTCTGGCATTTTTACTTGTATCTTTCTTCCTAAAATCTCTTCCGCAAGCCTTAGTTTTTTGAGAAACCTTTCCTTCCAGTCCAGACCTTGTGAAGTTTTCTTGATATAGAACCTTTTCAGTTTTTGTATCTGCTCAAAGCTCATAAAAAGTGGTAGCTTTGAGGCTCTATTTGGAGGATGGAAAAGAAAAAACCTTTTTATACCTTCTTTCACCACTTCAAGGGGGTAGCCTTCCTCTTCAAGAAACTTCAAAAACCACCTATCTCTTGGCGAAAGAAAAAAGTCTCCCTTTATCTGCAGTATAAAGTCCTTAAGTTCTCTGTAATAGCTCATGGGCTCTTTTTAGCACCTCTTCGTGGCTAAGTAATGTTCTAAAACCCTCGGGGCTAAAATGTGTTCTTGTGCCTTCAAAGACCTCTAAAAACCTTTCTATAGTGGGTGATTGTCCTATGCGAAAGGTTTTGCATATGGAAGAGATAGTATAAAAGCCCAAGGTTTGAGCTCTTGACTCATCTTTTATTCTTTTTAAGAGCTTATTGGTGTTTTCTGAGATTTCTACCATGCCTCTCGTTTCCCATAACCTTTGGACAAGCTCCTCATCCCAAAGGTTTCCAAGCCAAAGAGGTCCTGCAACCAAAAGTCTATTCTTGCAATGAGGGCACTCATGCCTTATGTTCTCCACCTGCACACCCTCTCTGTATAGACACCTATCGCAGTAGAGCAAAAAGCCTATTTGTCTTATAAGAGCGTTGGTCCTTTTTGGTCCTATGTCCTTTATGAAGAAGGCTCTCATATAGTGCCTGTAGGAATAGGAAAACACTGGCTTTAGAGCGTAGTCCATCTTTGCACCTTCTTCTACTACCTTTTTTATGAGGATGCGTAAGCCTACCTCGTGGTAAAACTCCGCACTGAGAAGGGGCTTTGAGCCATATCTTCTTTGACAGGTTTCTGGATATGTGCCAGAAAGCACAGAAGTATCTGTGGCACTTACAGCCAGCAAGCCATACCTTGCCAAAGGCAGTATACCGCCTTCTAAGAAGGGCACGGGTGAGCCAAAGGGGTCTATATCCACATAGTGGCAGTTTCTGAGTTTTCTAAGAAGAAGGCTTGCATCTTCCTTGTATACTTCCACTTTATCTTCTGGAATGTTATGAGACCTCAAAAGGTTCAGAAAGAACTCTACCGCAGAAGGGCTTATGTCATTGTATATGGCTTTTTTAACCTTGTTGGTCTCAAGCAAAAACCTCATAAGCCTTATACCGCTTGCACCCATGGGGTCGCAGACTGTAAGGTCTTGGCTTGGCATGTTCAAGAGCATAAGAAGGCTTATGTCCCTGTTTTCCCTCATGTGTGGGTTATAAAAGACCTGCATCTTTGAAGAGACAACCTCTGGAAGCTCAATGTCCAAAAGGACCTTTCCCTCTCTTATCATGAGAGGCGATAGCCCTTTACCGTATCTACGAGAAGTTTTACTTTGCTTAGCTCCATATCTGGCATAAGACCATGTCCTAAGTTAAAAACATACTTGGTCTTTCTTGGTATACATCTGAGAAACTCAAGGGTCTTTTTTTGAAGGCTTTCCTCATCACAGTAAAGAAGTGTAGGGTCAAGGTTTCCCTGAAAGGCTTTTGAGCTTTCTTTCATGGCAGAGACCATATCCACCGTCCAGTCTACAGAAAAAGCATCCACTGGCAAGTTTTCAAGGGCTCTTAAAAAAGAGCCAGAGCCTCTGAAAAAGTATATAACTGGTTTGTCTGTATGTTTTTTTAGCTCTTCAAAGAAGGGTTTTAGATAAGTGTAGACATACTCCTCAAAGTCTTCGTAAGAGAGGTGCATTGCCCAGCTATCAAAGACCTGCAAAAGGTCCGCACCAGCCCTTATTTGACCAATAAGGTATTCAAGTAAGTTTTCACAAAGCAGTTTCATAAGGTCCGCATATTGCTCTGAAGTCCACATAAAGAGCTTGGTCTTCTTAAAGTCCTTGCTTGAGCGTCCCTTTACCATATAAGACATAAGAGTAAAAGGAGCACCACTAAAGCCTATCACTGGCACATCTTTGACCTGAGCCTTTACCCTTCTTATGACCTCTCCCACAAACTCCACCTGAGAAAAGGATATTTTCCTTAAACTCTTTACACTTCCATCCCATTCAAGCCTTGGACCCTCACCCTCAAGAAACTCTACCTTAACGCCCATAGGCTCAAGGGGGACAAGGATATCGGAAAAGATTATCACCGCATCCACTTGGAGAAGCTCTACAGGTAAAAGGCTTACCCTACTTGCAAGGTTTACGTTTTTGCAAAAGCTGAGAAAATCCTTCTCTTTTTCTCTAAGCTCTCTATACTGGGGCATGTATCTACCTGCTTGACGCATAAGCCAAACAGGAAAGCGTGGGATTTTCTCTCCTTTAAGGCTTTTCAAAAGAAGCATGGTTTAATATCTTAGCATATTTTTCACCCCCGGGGGAGGGGGTGAGGGAGGAGGTGAGCCATGGGGTTGCTGGGGTATGAGATATAATAATATAGCATGAACTTTACAAAATTGCAAGGGTCTGGAAACGACTTTATAGTTATAGACAACAGAGATGGCAAGGTATACGAGCTTTTAAAGAGGCTTGAGCTTGATATAAAAGACTTTGTGATAGCACTCTGCAAGCAACACACGGGTATAGGTGCGGATGGGCTTATCCTTATAGAAGACCCTCAAGACCCAAAGAACCACTTCAAATGGCAGTTTTTTAACTCCGATGGCTCTGTGGCGGAGATGTGTGGCAACGGCTCTCGCTGTGCGGTAAGGTTTGCCTATGAGAAGGGTATAGTAGGCGAAGAAGTGCGTTTTGAGACCCTTGCGGGTGTGATAAAAGCGTGGGTCAAGGAAGGTGGAAAAAGAGTAAAGGTACAGCTTACAAGCCCAAAGGACCACAGAGAGGTATCTTTGCAGGTAGATGGTCTCCATATTGAAGGTAGCTTTATAAACACGGGCGTGCCTCACTTTGTGGCAGTGGTGGAAAACCTGCAAGACCTAAATTTGGTAAAGCTGGGAAGGGCTATAAGGTTTCACAAAGAGTTTGAGCCTAAGGGCACGAATGTGAACTTTATAGAGAAGCTCTCAGACAAGGCTATAAGGATAAGAACTTACGAAAGAGGTGTGGAAGGAGAGACCCTTGCCTGTGGAACTGGAGCAACCGCATCAGCCATAGTGGCTTATATGAAGGGTTTGGTAAAGGAAAAGCCTGTGGAAGTGCATACAAAGGGTGGTGAAATTCTCCGAATTGACTTTAGCGAGGGCTTAAGGGAAGTATTCCTTGAGGGTGCGGTCTGCAAGGTTTTTGAAGGCTTTTTCTCAGAAGAAGACCTGCTTTGCATGAGATAGCTCACAGATAGGCACAATATAGGAGCTTATAATTCTACCTATGGCACAGATAATAGTGGCGGAGCATGCAGGTTTTTGTTTTGGAGTAAGAAGGGCTATAAACCTTGCGGAAGAGGCGGTAAAGGATACACATTTAGACAGAAAAGTCCTCAGCATGGGTCCCCTCATACACAACCCTCAGGAAGTTAAAAGACTTGAAGGCAAGGGTCTTATGCTTTTAGAAGATGAAAGCATGCTAGATGAAAACAGCACGGTGATAGTGCGTTCTCATGGCATACCACCACAGAAGGAAAGGGAGCTCCTTTCAAAGGGTGTAAGGCTTGTGGACGCTACATGCCCCTTTGTAAAGGCGGTTCATGAGGCGGTGGTAAAGCTCTGCAAAGAGGGATACTTTGTGGTGCTTGTGGGAGAGAAAAACCATCCAGAAGTGATAGGCACTTTGGGATACCTACAAGAGTGTGGTGGCAAAGGTGTGGTGGTGGAAAGCAAAGAAGACCTAAAGGCGGTTCTTGGAAAGGAAAAGGTTGGCATAGTGGCACAAACTACTCAAAACGAACAGTTTTTCAAAGAGGTGGTAGGTGAAATAGCCTTGTGGGCAAGGGAAGTAAAAGTGATAAACACCATATGCAACGCCACCTCTGAGCGTCAAGAGGATGTATACAAGCTTGCTCCACAAGTGGATGTGATGGTTATAGTAGGTGGGAAAAACAGCGGAAATACAAGAAGGCTTTATGAGATATCCAAATCTCTAAACTCCAACAGCTACCATATAGAAACACCAGAGGAGCTAAGAAGGGAATGGTTTGAAGGAGCTCAAAAAATAGGTCTTACCGCTGGTGCGTCAACCCCTGACTGGATAATACAGGCGGTGGTAGACAGGATAAAAGAGCTTATAATTTAAACCATGAGGCTTTTATTAACTCTCTTGCTACTTTTGAAGCTAAGCCTTGCCCAAGACCTATACACAGAGTTTATAAGGTCTCAAGTTAAAGAAATACCCCTCAACAAGGCTATCGTGGTAGGTAAAGGGAAAAGGGAGCTTATAACCTTTATAAACCCTGACTGTGGACACTGCAGGAAAGAGTGGCAAGCCCTAAGACCTCACTTAGACAAGGTAAAGGTCTATGTTTTTCTTTTACCTTTTAGGAGCTTTCCAGAAAGCCACGCCAAGTCTTATTACATAGCCTGCTCAAAGGATAAACTAAAAGCACTTGATGAAGTCCTATCTGGAAAGTTTGACGGAAGAACTCCACAGGTAAAGGAGTGTCCTCTTGTTTATGAGCACATAAAGATAGCGGAAAAGTTAAATGTGCAAGGAACTCCATACAACATAATACTTGGGAGCTACAAGGTTATAGAAGGCTATAGCCCAGCTCTCTTGGAACATCTTGGCATTAGATGATAGTAGTGGTTATGGGTCTTTCTGGCTCTGGCAAATCCTTTCTTGCAAGCATACTCCACCAGGACTTTGGCTTTGAATGGCTAAGGAGCGACCTAATAAGAAAGGAGCTTGCTGGTATAAACCCTTATGAGAGTGCTAAATCTGGCTACGGTGAAGGTATATATTCACAAGAATGGACAAAAAGAGTTTATGAGGAGATGATAAGAAGGGCTAAAGAATTGGTCTGTAGTGGTAAAAATGTAGTGCTTGATGCAACTTTCCTTCAGGATTGGCAAAGAGAACTGGTAAAGAAAAGCTTTCCAAATGCTATATTTCTGCTTGCTTATGCAGATGAACAGGTTGTGATTAAAAGACTTAGGGAAAGGCGCGACGTATCTGATGCGGACGTTGAGGTGTATTTAAAGCAAAAAGAAAATTTTGTCCCACCTTCCTATGCAATACCTATAGATACAAACAAAAGCAGAGACGAACTTAAGGTTGTCCTGCAGGAGATACTCCAAAGGCTTGAGAGGAAAGACATTCAAGAGAACGCTCTATAGGGTTTTCCTTTTCCAGCTTGCAGTCAGGGTTTATACCCTTATCGGTAGTCACAAGCTCACCACTTGGAAGTTTCATCTCAAAGGTTATAAGCCTTAGCACATTACCGCAGGAGTCAAGGATATACATGTTGCTCCCTACATACTTGCCCACGGTGTTTTCCCCCACTATAACTGCACCCGCATACCTTCTAAGCAAAGTGGCTACCAGCTCCGAGGCGGAGGCGGTGTGTTTATTAACAAGCACAATAATCGGTTTATTAAAGCTCTGTCTGTTTGTGAACTGATAAACCCCTAAGTTCCTTCCTCTGCCCTCAAGGTAGAACATAACACCCTCACCCCCTATCAACATATCCACTATACTTTTGGCTACAGAGATAAGCCCACCACCGTTATCCCTTAGGTCAAGTATAAGGACATCTATGTTGTTGGCGTTGAATTTTTCCATAACCTCCCTAAACTGCTCTACCGCAGGCTGTGTAAAGTTTACGAGTTTTATATATCCTATCTTTTTGTCTCCATGATCTATTATCCTCACCTCTTCTATTACGGGCACGGAGAATTCACCCTTTAAAACCTTTATCTCCATAAACAACCCTTCCCTTATTATTTCAAGGTTTATGATTCCTCCCTTTTCTACCTCTCTTATAACTCTCCTCCACTGGTTTTTGTCATTTACACCGTTTATGGCTAATATAAGGTCACCCTCTCTGACACCATGCTGTTCTGCGGGAGACTTGGGAAAAACCTTAACCACATAACCCTTGTCATCCCATCGCACACCCAAACCTATCATTTTTGAACTTGAATACCAAAGCCTATCTTCCTCCTGTCTTGTTATAGAAGTCCAACGGTCACCTATCTTTCTTAGATGGTCTATTAGCTCCTGCTCACTTTTCCACTGACTATCCTTTATCCTATCCCACCAAAGATAATGCCTTTCCATGAGTGCGACAACTTTCTTTAAGAGTTCTTCCCTGGAGCAGTCTTCCCCTGCAAAGGATACATGCAGGAGCAAAAGCACAAGCAAAAAGGACATACCCATGGAAGTTCAGCTAAAGAAATATAATTCTGTTGACAAAAACTTCAAGGGTTATAACTTATAAACACCTACTATTAACTTTTTAGGAGGCAAGGCATGTACTATGTGGCTGAGGTCATAAACGAAGAGTGCAGTAAGTACAACTGCAAGCAGTGCACCCTCTTTTGTCCTGAGCCCAACACCCTTATGTATACTGATGAGGAGCATCATGCCTTCGTGGTGCAAGAACGGTGCAAGGGCTGTGCCTTGTGTGTCTATGTCTGCGTAAATCTCTTAAAGAGAAACGCCATCCACATGGTCATGCCGGAAGTGCATGCGGAGAAGTAAGGCATGGCAGTAAGGGAAAAGCTCTGGACTTATGAGGATTATTTCCAGCTTGAGGATGAAAAAAGGTATGAGATAATTGACGGAGAGCTCCTTGAAATGCCAGCACCAAGCCTAAGGCATCAGAAGGTTATTTGGAATCTTGCCTATGTCTTTAGAAGATATCAAGAGAAAAAAAAACGCGGAGATTTCTATCTTGCTCCAGTGGATGTGGTTCTTTCTCAAGAGCATGTGGTTCAGCCAGACCTTGTCTTTGTCTCAAAGGATAGGCTTTCTATAGCAAGGGATAAAGGTATATTTGGTGCTCCAGACCTCGTAGTGGAAGTGGTCTCTCCATCTACCTTTAAAAGGGATACAGAGGACAAGAGAAGGCTATACGCCAAGCATGGCATAAAGGAGTATTGGCTTGTGTTTCCAGAGGAGAGGGTGGTGGAAGTACTTACCTTGAAGGGAGATGAGTATGAAGTATTCTCCCACGCCTTTGAAAGCGGAAAGGTTTGTTCAAAACTTCTTGAAGATTTTTGTCTAAATTTAGAAGAAATTTTTTAAGGAGGTAAACTATGGCAATACTTGGACCGTCAGGCTTTTCACCCTATCCTGTGGCTGTTTATGAGGGTATTTTGAATCCTCCACCGGGCAAGGCTCTAATGTTTAACGAGATCGTAGAAGAAGAGCTTGCTATGAGAGAAGCTGCGAAGGCAATGCTCACAAGACCTAACCCCACCATATTCCCAGGTCCTCAGGTTCTTTATGCTTGGAACGAGGAGGCAAAGGAAAAGGCAAGGTTAGTAAAGAAGATGGCACAGGTTCTTGGTGCAAAGATTATTCCCATGTATGACTACAGACCTAAATATCCCAAAATAAACCCAGCGGTGGAAATAAACCCTAACCATCCAAACCTTACCATATGGCACAACAAGATAAAGGCGTGCATATTCGTAGGCGTGCATTGCCACTATGCCAATGTAGCTCTCAAGATAATAAGGGCTGAAACGGACTGCTTTACCATAGCCATGTGCGGTATGGCAGGGCATGAAGATGCTATGATAACACTCAGAGACCAGCATATAGAAGAGATGGAAAAGTTCATAAATATCGCAGAGGAGGTAAAGAGGGAGCTAGGAAAATGAAAACCCGGGAAAGGCTTTGGACTTATGAGGACTACCTAAGCCTTGAGGAAGAAAAGAGGTATGAGATAATCAATGGAGAGCTTTTTGAAATGCCAGCACCCAGTGTTAGACATCAGGAAATTCTAAAAAGGCTTGTGAGGCTCTTTCAGATAGTAGAGGATAAAAAGCTGGGGCTTTACTATTTCTCACCAATAGACGTGGTGCTTTCAGAGAAGGACGTTCTCCAGCCAGACCTTGTGGTAGTGCTTAAGGAGAATTTGTCCATAGTTCAAGAGAGGGGCATCTTTGGCGTTCCAGACCTTGTGGTGGAAATTGTCTCTGCCAGCTCCTACAAAAGGGACACAGAGGACAAAAAAAGGCTATATGCAAACTATGGTGTAAAGGAATACTGGCTTGTGCTTCCAGAGCTAAGGCTCATTGAAGTGCTTACCCTTCAAGAGGGTGAATACAGAGCTTTTTCCTTTGCCTGTGAAAGGGGCAAGGTGTGTTCAAAGGTGGTTGAGGGTTTGTGTGTGGAGTTGGAAGGAGTGCTACCATGATAGCAGAGAAGGTCTGGACTTATGAAGACTATCTAAGCCTTGATGAAGAAAAGAGGTATGAGATAATTGACGGGGAGCTATTTGAAATGCCAGCACCCAGCGTTAGACATCAAGAGATATCTGGTAGGTTGTATGTGAAACTTTTCAACTACATAGTGGAGAGCTCTCTTGGGATAGTCCTTTACGCTCCTATAGACGTGGTGCTTTCAGAGAAGGACGTTCTCCAGCCAGACCTTGTGGTGGTGCTTAAGGAGAATTTGTCCATAGTTCAAGAAAGAGGTATCTTTGGCGTTCCAGACCTTGTGGTGGAAATTGTCTCTGCCAGCTCCTACAAAAGGGACACAGAGGACAAAAAAAGGCTATATGCAAACTATGGTGTAAAGGAATACTGGCTTGTGCTTCCAGAGCTAAGGCTCATTGAAGTGCTTACCCTTCAAGAGGGTGAATACAGGGCTTTCTCCTTCGCCTGTGAAAGGGGCAAGGTTTGCTCAAAACTGGCTGATGGTTTGTGCATAGACCTTGAGGAGGTCTTTCGGTGATAAAAATCAGCTTGCTTATCGCCACCTTTTATAAATTTAAAACAAACTTCTATAGGAGGTAAGGTCATGCAGACATCTACCGAGACGGTCATATACAACAGGGCAGGACAGAGGGTGGTTTCACCTGACTACCTTCTTTTTGAAGCTCCAAGGACGAAGCATTTCATGACAGGCTCAGAGGCAGTAAAGGAGGCGGTAAAGAGGGCTTCAGTAGACGCCTCTGTGTCCTACCCAATAACACCCCAGTCTGAGGCGGCGCACCTCATCGGTGAGCTTTGGGTTGAGGGCTATGTGGGTGTATACTTTAGAGGCGAATCTGAGTTTGGCGTTATGTCAGAAATAGCGGGATGCGCCATGGCGGGTGCAAGGACAATAACCACTACCTCTGGACCTGGAACTCTTAGGGCTTTTGAAAACTTCCCCATGTGGGCGGGGACAAGAATACCCGTCCAGCTTGTCCTTATGGCAAGAGGTGTAAACTCTCCCCTTTCTATACAACCTGACAACCTTGAGGTGGGTTTCCTGCTTGATACTGGTTGTATGATATGGTATGCGGAAAACGCACAAGACCTTTTTGATATGATACTGGCAGGCTTTGTGGTAGCAGAACAGCCAGATGTGCATGTCCCAGTTATAACTGTGGTGGACGGCTTTTTTGTTTCTCATACACGTGAAGCAGTTATGCTCCCACCAGATGATATAGCCCTTCCACCCTACAATCCTTACAAAGCACCCATGCCTGTTATAGACGCAGAAGTGCCACCAGGAAGATTTCTCAGAGACCCATTTGTGATGAAGTCCAACTACATCTCCTATGCAACCCATGCCAGCTGGCAGTGGGAAGTGAGGTCCGCCATTGAAAGGTCAAGACCCTACGCAAAGCACTATCTCAGAGGTCTCGTAGAGGAGTTTGGAGACCCCTCCGCAGAGCTTGTCTTTGTAGCTTGTGGCACTGCGGCTGCTCAATCAAAGGAGGCGGTCAGACTTCTTGAAGAAGAGGGCATAAAGGCAAGGGTTATCAAGCTAAAAACCATAAGACCTTTCCCCATAGAAGAGTTAAGGCAGGCAGTAAAGGGTGCTAAATAC from Hydrogenobacter sp. T-8 includes these protein-coding regions:
- a CDS encoding carbon monoxide dehydrogenase beta subunit family protein, whose amino-acid sequence is MAILGPSGFSPYPVAVYEGILNPPPGKALMFNEIVEEELAMREAAKAMLTRPNPTIFPGPQVLYAWNEEAKEKARLVKKMAQVLGAKIIPMYDYRPKYPKINPAVEINPNHPNLTIWHNKIKACIFVGVHCHYANVALKIIRAETDCFTIAMCGMAGHEDAMITLRDQHIEEMEKFINIAEEVKRELGK
- a CDS encoding Uma2 family endonuclease, which gives rise to MKTRERLWTYEDYLSLEEEKRYEIINGELFEMPAPSVRHQEILKRLVRLFQIVEDKKLGLYYFSPIDVVLSEKDVLQPDLVVVLKENLSIVQERGIFGVPDLVVEIVSASSYKRDTEDKKRLYANYGVKEYWLVLPELRLIEVLTLQEGEYRAFSFACERGKVCSKVVEGLCVELEGVLP
- a CDS encoding Uma2 family endonuclease; protein product: MIAEKVWTYEDYLSLDEEKRYEIIDGELFEMPAPSVRHQEISGRLYVKLFNYIVESSLGIVLYAPIDVVLSEKDVLQPDLVVVLKENLSIVQERGIFGVPDLVVEIVSASSYKRDTEDKKRLYANYGVKEYWLVLPELRLIEVLTLQEGEYRAFSFACERGKVCSKLADGLCIDLEEVFR
- a CDS encoding transketolase C-terminal domain-containing protein, translated to MQTSTETVIYNRAGQRVVSPDYLLFEAPRTKHFMTGSEAVKEAVKRASVDASVSYPITPQSEAAHLIGELWVEGYVGVYFRGESEFGVMSEIAGCAMAGARTITTTSGPGTLRAFENFPMWAGTRIPVQLVLMARGVNSPLSIQPDNLEVGFLLDTGCMIWYAENAQDLFDMILAGFVVAEQPDVHVPVITVVDGFFVSHTREAVMLPPDDIALPPYNPYKAPMPVIDAEVPPGRFLRDPFVMKSNYISYATHASWQWEVRSAIERSRPYAKHYLRGLVEEFGDPSAELVFVACGTAAAQSKEAVRLLEEEGIKARVIKLKTIRPFPIEELRQAVKGAKYIFVPEFNVVGWLEREVRRYLYGHSDAEVIGAPRVAGGMTMPAEVIVKEVLKLTGKEVKHVI